The Alkalihalobacillus sp. TS-13 sequence ATCGGTCCCAAAACAGCAGTACGGTTAGCTTTTTTTGTTTTAGAAATGAAAGAAGATGACGTATTTGAATTTGGAAAAGCATTAGTCAATGCAAAACGGGATCTCACCTATTGCTCGAATTGCCATCACATTACCGATCGCGATCCTTGTATGATTTGTGAAGACACAAGCCGGGATCAAACTACAATTTGTGTCGTGCATGATTCCAAAGATGTCATCGCAATGGAAAAAATGAAAGAATACCGAGGAATGTACCATGTCCTGCACGGGGCGATCTCCCCGGTGGAAGGGATCGGTCCTGAAGACATAAAAGTAGCAGAACTCATCAAACGCCTGCAGGATGACACGGTCCAAGAACTGATCATGGCGACGGACCCGAATATCGAAGGTGAAGCGACAGCTATGTATATCAGCCGTCTGGTAAAACCGACCGGCATCAAAATAACGCGTATCGCACATGGTCTTCCTGTAGGAGGAGACCTGGAATATGCAGATGAAGTCACATTATCTCGCGCACTGGAAGGTCGTAGAGAAATCTAATCCACGGAGGCGAGCAGCATCGTGTTCTTCAGTCGAAATGGCCGACTACGTAAAGAAGCTAATGAACGTCTGTTAAATTCTATCGAAACGATCCGGACTGAATGGCTGACAAAGAAAGATCTGATCGAAAACAGTGTAGAACCGTCAGAACAAGTCTTATACGAAGTGAAGTTAGCAAAAGCCAAGTATTTCTTTTTACTTCGAGAAGCAAAAATCCGGAATATCAGAACGAGAAGTTTTTAACAGCTTCCCGTTCTTTTTTTGTCCTCTTCAACATAATCATGGTTATGAGACAACCTGTAAGGAGGATATTGTATGGATCCGTTCTGGGTATTTGCGAT is a genomic window containing:
- the recR gene encoding recombination mediator RecR yields the protein MHYPEPISKLIDSFMKLPSIGPKTAVRLAFFVLEMKEDDVFEFGKALVNAKRDLTYCSNCHHITDRDPCMICEDTSRDQTTICVVHDSKDVIAMEKMKEYRGMYHVLHGAISPVEGIGPEDIKVAELIKRLQDDTVQELIMATDPNIEGEATAMYISRLVKPTGIKITRIAHGLPVGGDLEYADEVTLSRALEGRREI
- a CDS encoding YaaL family protein — its product is MFFSRNGRLRKEANERLLNSIETIRTEWLTKKDLIENSVEPSEQVLYEVKLAKAKYFFLLREAKIRNIRTRSF